In the genome of Cytophagia bacterium CHB2, the window GCCGAACAGCTTTGCGCTGGGACGCACCATCGAATATTTTCGCATCCCGCGCAACACCATGACGATTTGCGTGGGCAAATCGACCTACGCGCGCTGCGGCATCATCACCAACGTCACGCCGCTGGAGCCCGGCTGGGAAGGCTATGTCACGCTGGAAATCTCGAATACCACGCCGTTGCCCGCCAAAATTTATGCGAATGAAGGCATCGCGCAGATTCTTTTTTTCGAGAGCGATGAACCCTGTGAAATTTCTTATGCCGACAAATCCGGCAAATATCAAGGACAAATCGGCGTCACGCTGCCGAAGGTATAAACGGAATGTATGATTTGCACACACACACGACGCGCTCCGACGGCATGCACTCTCCGGAGGAGCTGGTGGCCCTGGCGAGCGACAAACATTTAACCGGGATCGCGATCACCGATCACGATGAGATCGGCGGCATTGAAAAAGCCGTAGTCCGGGGCGCGGAACTCGGACTGGAGATCATTCCCGGCCTGGAATTGAGTACAACTTATCGCGGCTATGATGTGCACATCCTAGGTTATTTTATTGACTATCAGCATGCCGGCTTGCTGCGCCTGCTGCATGTGCTGCAAGAACAGCGCGTCGGCCGTGCGCACCGCATCGTTGAAAAACTCAATCGCCTGGGTTTGGGTGTGCCCTTTGAAACGGTTTTGGAATATGCCGGCGAGGGTTGCATCGGACGCCCTCACGTTGCCAACGCGCTTGTGCGGCACGGCTATGTCACGACGTTTCAGGAAGCCTTCAATCACTATCTCGCCGAAGACCGGCCGGCGTTCGTGCCCAAATCTGTGCTCACGCCGGAGGCTGCAATCGCGGCGATTCATCAAGCCAACGGCATTGCCGGCCTGGCGCATCCCGGGCAAAACCTGACCATCGAGATTGTCATTGACGTCATCAAGCTCGGCGTCGATGCGATTGAAACGATTCATCCCAAGCATTCCAACGAGCGCCAGCGTTT includes:
- a CDS encoding PHP domain-containing protein: MYDLHTHTTRSDGMHSPEELVALASDKHLTGIAITDHDEIGGIEKAVVRGAELGLEIIPGLELSTTYRGYDVHILGYFIDYQHAGLLRLLHVLQEQRVGRAHRIVEKLNRLGLGVPFETVLEYAGEGCIGRPHVANALVRHGYVTTFQEAFNHYLAEDRPAFVPKSVLTPEAAIAAIHQANGIAGLAHPGQNLTIEIVIDVIKLGVDAIETIHPKHSNERQRFFNELAVKFDLLQTGGSDFHGGAKGLEKLGQFTVNAEQVGLLKSFVARSKSKWH
- a CDS encoding dCTP deaminase, producing the protein MSIKSDRWIRKMALEQNMIEPFEDRQVRKNVISYGLSSYGYDVRIADEFKIFTNVFGAMVDPKSFDPKSFVDYRGEVCVIAPNSFALGRTIEYFRIPRNTMTICVGKSTYARCGIITNVTPLEPGWEGYVTLEISNTTPLPAKIYANEGIAQILFFESDEPCEISYADKSGKYQGQIGVTLPKV